The Mycolicibacterium doricum genome includes a region encoding these proteins:
- a CDS encoding energy-coupling factor transporter transmembrane component T family protein: protein MTSVAAAPVPTGINPVAKLLAAMVIAVGLVASVDWVSALTALVLELLLIFALRIPLRAVLIRGGLVVLAAGLTAVTIVLYGERSGTVHWQFLLVTVSDGSITLAVATFVRVLAIALPSVVLFIDTDPTELADGLGQVLRLPARFVLGALAGLRTVGLLREDWRYLGYARRARGVGDRNRLRRIAGQAFALLVFAIRRGSMLATAMEARGFGAYPTRTWARPSHFGTREAALVLAGFGIAAAAIAVSVATGYWNFIGSR, encoded by the coding sequence GTGACCAGCGTGGCGGCCGCACCGGTGCCGACCGGCATAAACCCGGTCGCGAAACTTCTGGCCGCCATGGTGATCGCCGTCGGCCTGGTGGCCAGCGTCGACTGGGTGTCCGCCCTGACCGCGCTCGTGCTTGAGCTCCTGCTGATATTCGCGCTGCGGATCCCTTTGCGCGCGGTCCTGATCCGCGGTGGGCTGGTTGTGCTGGCCGCGGGACTCACCGCGGTGACCATCGTGCTCTACGGGGAGCGCAGCGGCACCGTGCACTGGCAGTTCCTGCTCGTCACGGTCAGTGACGGGTCGATCACGCTGGCGGTGGCCACCTTCGTGCGGGTGCTCGCCATCGCGTTGCCGTCGGTGGTCCTGTTCATCGACACCGACCCCACCGAACTTGCCGACGGACTAGGGCAGGTGCTGCGGCTTCCGGCCCGGTTCGTGCTGGGGGCTCTGGCTGGGCTACGTACGGTCGGCCTGCTCCGCGAGGACTGGCGCTACCTCGGCTATGCGCGCCGCGCGCGCGGAGTCGGCGACCGCAATCGCCTGCGGCGGATCGCGGGGCAGGCGTTCGCGTTGCTCGTCTTCGCCATCCGCCGCGGATCGATGCTCGCCACCGCGATGGAGGCGCGTGGATTCGGCGCCTACCCGACGCGGACCTGGGCACGTCCGTCGCATTTCGGCACCCGCGAAGCGGCCCTGGTGCTGGCCGGGTTCGGGATCGCCGCGGCCGCAATCGCCGTGTCCGTCGCCACCGGATACTGGAACTTCATTGGAAGTCGATGA